The Thioalkalivibrio thiocyanodenitrificans ARhD 1 nucleotide sequence CATCGCCATGCGTTTTGCCCGCGCCTATCCCGGGGCCCGGGTGGACGGCGTCGACGGCGCACCGGCCATGCTCGCCGAAGGTGCGCGCCTGTTGGCCGGCAGCGGCCTTGAATCCCGGGTACGCCTGGTGCAGGCCAGCCTGCCCGACGACCCCCCGCCCCGGGATCGCTACCGCGGCGTGATCTCCAACAGCCTGCTGCACCATCTGCACGACCCCGCCGTGCTCTGGGATGCGGTGCGCCGCTACACCGGACCCGGCGGTTTCGTGTTCGTGATGGACCTGATGCGGCCGGACAGCCGCGAGGTCGCCGAGGCCCTCGTGGCGACGTATGCCGCCGATGAGCCCGCTTTGCTGCAGCGGGATTTCCTCCATTCCCTGCTGGCCGCATTCCGTCCCGATGAGGTTCGGGATCAACTGGCCCACGCGGGGCTGGCCGGTCTCGGCGTGCGTCCGGTGAGCGACCGCCACCTGATCATCAGCGGCTTCCCGGGTCAGGCCGAGGCCTGACACGCCACCGGGAGGCCGTACCCGGTGCCGGCGGGCGATGAGCGTCACGGGGCTCCACGCGCAAGGATCGATGTTTCAGTGGAGACGCGGGGTCGCAATGATGCCATCCTTGCAAAGTGGGCGCGCAAGGATGCGGGCGCCTAAGCCCATCAAACCGTCCAGCCACTGAAGGCCGACCTCGCCCATGAATGCCCCTGCCACCTGCATCGCAAGGACTCCGACCGGGCAAGGCCTCGACGGCATCGGACTGCTGGCGCGGCTGAGACAGGCGACACGGCCGGTGCACCATGAACTGGAACGGCATCCGCTCCTGCGCCCGCTCCTGAGCGCGGACCTGTCCCGCCGCAACTATGTTAGGGTACTCGGCGCGTTTGCGGCCTTTTACCGGGACATGGAGCCCGGTCTCACGGCGGCGCTCGACGCGCTGATCATCCAGGGGGACACCTCTGCGCGCTACCGCTATCGCCCGCGTCTGGTCATGCTGCAGCAGGATCTCGATGACCTGGGCGCGCAACAGGCGGGTGTCGGCGCGCCACTGCCCCGTCTGCCGGCACTGGAGACACCCGAAGCGCTGCTCGGCGTGCTTTACGTGCTGGAAGGCGCAACCCAGGGCGGGCGCGTGATCGCTCCGCGCCTCGCGCAGGCGCTGAACCTTGGCCCGGCGTTTGGTGCTCGATATTTCCACCTCCACGAAGTGGGCCAGTGGCCGCACCTCAAGAGGGTACTGATGACGTCGAGTGGTGACG carries:
- a CDS encoding biliverdin-producing heme oxygenase gives rise to the protein MNAPATCIARTPTGQGLDGIGLLARLRQATRPVHHELERHPLLRPLLSADLSRRNYVRVLGAFAAFYRDMEPGLTAALDALIIQGDTSARYRYRPRLVMLQQDLDDLGAQQAGVGAPLPRLPALETPEALLGVLYVLEGATQGGRVIAPRLAQALNLGPAFGARYFHLHEVGQWPHLKRVLMTSSGDGAVAAEAALCTFSALRDSLNRNQHLPDRS
- a CDS encoding class I SAM-dependent methyltransferase — protein: MDRVPEPELMLDPEQARAYAEADFEAPHGRFIELLRETFPDLEVSGPVLDLGCGPGDIAMRFARAYPGARVDGVDGAPAMLAEGARLLAGSGLESRVRLVQASLPDDPPPRDRYRGVISNSLLHHLHDPAVLWDAVRRYTGPGGFVFVMDLMRPDSREVAEALVATYAADEPALLQRDFLHSLLAAFRPDEVRDQLAHAGLAGLGVRPVSDRHLIISGFPGQAEA